In Paramicrobacterium humi, the genomic stretch AGCGGGCCGGGAACCCGCAGCCACGACGGCCGGTGCAGCGCCGCGGCGATCGCCCGCGACACGTCGGCGGCGGTGTCGTGCGCCGGCGCCACGATGTTCATCGGGCCGCTGATCGCCTCGGTGTCGATCGCGTGGCGGATCGCGCGGGCCTCGTCCTCGAGCGCCACCCACGGCCACCGTTGGTTTCCGGTACCGAAGGTCGTGCCGACGCCGAGCCGCGCGGCGAGCGCGAGCGGTTTCACGGCGCCTTCCGGGCCGAGCACGACGCCGGTGCGGGCGAAGACGAGTCGGGTCGCGTCGGATGCCGGCCTCGCGGCATCCTCCCACTCCCCGACGACGCCGGCGAGGAACCCCTCGCCTTGCGGCGATGACTCGTCGAAGGGGCGGTCGCCAGGCACGCGGCCATAGAAGCCGACGGCGGACGCGTTCACCCACACGCGCGGCGGCGTCGCCGAGCGGGTGATCGCGGCGGCGAGCGTCGCCGTCGTGTCGATGCGGCTGCGCAGGATCGTGCGCCGGTATCCAGGCGTCCACGGCAGGCGGGACAGGCTCGCACCCGAGAGCCCCACGACGGCATCCGCCCGATCGATGACCTCCTGTGGGACGCGGCCGGACGCGGGATCCCACGCGTGCTCGGTCGTCGTGCGGGCGATGCCGCGCACGAGCGTGTGCACCTCGGCCCCCGCGTCGCGCAGCTGCGCGGCGAGGGCCGTGCCGATCATGCCGGAGGCGCCGGCGATGAGAACCCGTTCAGCCATACGCCATGGTAGCCCCGCGCCGGTTCACGGCGTCAGGGGCGCTCCCATACGGCGATCGGGCCGGGCACGACAGTGAACAGCGGATGAGGCTCAGGGCGGGCCACCTCGCGCCAGTGCTC encodes the following:
- a CDS encoding TIGR01777 family oxidoreductase, translating into MAERVLIAGASGMIGTALAAQLRDAGAEVHTLVRGIARTTTEHAWDPASGRVPQEVIDRADAVVGLSGASLSRLPWTPGYRRTILRSRIDTTATLAAAITRSATPPRVWVNASAVGFYGRVPGDRPFDESSPQGEGFLAGVVGEWEDAARPASDATRLVFARTGVVLGPEGAVKPLALAARLGVGTTFGTGNQRWPWVALEDEARAIRHAIDTEAISGPMNIVAPAHDTAADVSRAIAAALHRPSWLRVPGPLAHTLLGTAADEMLLGDQPVAPRVLEQTGFRYAQPRLADAAARAVRRA